The Novipirellula caenicola DNA segment GCGTTCGGGCAGCGAAGTTTCCGGCCCCTTTTTGACCGGCAACCAAAACGCGTACTCTCGACCGCCGCTAGGAACCTGACACAGTTGCGATCCTCGTTCGCATCCCATGACCGCATTGGGACCGATCACGTGCACCGCGACTCCGGCGCTGCGGCAGTACTGGATCGTGTCTTCGAGTTGCAGCGTATCGTCACCCGATTCATCCGTCAGGATCACGATGATGATGCGCTCTTGGCGTTTGCGTTGTTCGCGGTACAGTCGCACCGCTTGCGTGACCGCCGACATCACATTTTCGTCACCGGTGGTGTCAATCGGAACCTTGGTCATCGCGGAAATCGCACGTGCTCCCACATGAGTCGGACGCAAGATTTCTCGCCAATTTTGCCCAAACGCAATCACGCTGCTGAACAGCGTGTTGTCACCCTCATCTTTGTCGCGTCGCTTTGTATTGAATGCCTCGATCGACTTGTAAAACGATTCGGCGTGCATCGCCATCAGGTTTCGCTTCTGGGTCAAACTTGCCGATGCGTCAAATAGCCACACGACCAACGTGTTGTCTTGTTCCAATTCGCTACGGATGGCACCGGTCACCACCTCGCCAGCCTGGCCGATTCCGGCGACAGCCACTAACGCGTCGGCTCCGGACGCGGGGCGGGTGAGATCCGATAATTTTTTTGTTGCTTCTGCTGCTCGAACTTCTTCGCCCCATTTCCCACTTCGCTCAAACAGTTCCATCGACGCCAATGCGGCCGACGGAGGTTCGGACATTTCGAGCGTCTCGAGCGACGAAAGATCCGCCGGCGTGTCCAGCCGCGTTGCCACAGGTTGCTCGAGCACGGCTGCGGCGGTTGGCGGTGCGGATGCGGTCGGATCGTAAGCACTGACCGAGGCGACGGTGAAATCAGCCATCGCTGAATCGTCACTGGGATAGGTAGCCCAGATTCGGTGCCGGTTATCCCCGGCCAAGCTGTCAAACACCCACAGCCCCAACGCCAACAGCAACAGCGTGTGCATCACGATCGACAGAAACCATGGCTGCAGACGTTTCCGCAGCGTCGAGGATGCTGCGGTGGCCGAAGATGACGCAGCAGACGAGGCAAAGTTCAGCGGTGGCTGCGATTTTGCCAATCGGCTTGATTCGATTGGGGGCGAATTCAATTTGCGACCTCGCTCGTTCGTGTTTCGAAAAAAACCACGTTCGGACGTTTTGCCCTTTTCCACCCTCTTACCGATGTCCCCCGGACGTCACGTCCCGCCCGAGTGAACGCCCAACAGAACGGGGCCGTCCCGTTGTTTTGCCCCGTCGTTTTGCATCGCCCGCGATGAGCGTGGTGATCCGCCACCACGTTCAGGATACCCGTCACCGGCGTCGAATCAGAGTATTTCGAGCAAAAAATTTAAGACGGACTCCGGGGAACCGCGACTTGCGGGTCCAGTGCAAAAGCGTACCCTTTGTGGCATTCCTTCCCCTCAATGTGCAAATTTCGACGCAAACTCACGATTCATGACAGGCTCTTTACTGGCGGTTTACTGCATTTTGATCATTGCCGGATCCGTCACGGGAGGGTGGCTGCCGGCGATCATGCGGATGACGCACCTGCGAACTCAGCTGTTGATGAGTTTTGTGGCAGGTTTGATGCTGGGAATCGCGATGCTGCACATGCTGCCGCATGCGTTTCACTTGATGCGATCCGCAGCCATGACCGGCGGTGCGGCACTGGGAGGCATCATCGCGATGTTCATCTTGCTTCGCGCCTTTCACCCCCATGCGCATGGGTCAATCGAAACGCCCGGCGGATTGGGCCCCGATGAACCCCATCATGGGCATGATCACAGCCATGACCATGACCATGACCACGCTCATGATCATGATTCGCACGGCCATGGTTCCCATTCGCATGATTCGCATTCGCATCATGACCATGCCAAGGACATCGGTTGGCTCGGCATGCTGTTGGGACTCGGATTGCACACGTTGATGGACGGGGTGGCGCTTGCCGCCAGCGTGACGGCAGAATCGCACCATAACCCTTGGCTAGGGCTGGCCGGGCTGGGGACGTTTCTAGCCGTGGTGCTGCACAAACCGCTGGACGCGTTTGCGATCACGTCGGTGATGAAAAAGGGAGGCTGGACGCCCACACAGCAGAGTTTGGTGAATCTCACGTTCTCGTTGGCCTGCCCGCTTGGTGCGATCGCGTTTTACATCGGTGCAACGCAGCTTTCGGCCGACGGCACGCTCCTGGGCTGGGGGTTGGCGATCTCAGCCGGCTTTTTCATCTGCATTTCTTTGGCCGATTTGCTGCCTGAAGTTGCCTTTCACGACCACGACCGTTTTAAATTGACCGCCGCACTACTAATCGGAGTCGCGCTAGCCGTCGGAATCGAAAGTTTGCCAGGCCATAGCCACACTCCCGCCGCGCCAGCGTCCAACATCGACGTGCCATTCAAATCGCCGACGCAGTCCGAATGAGGATGGCGTCCCGACATGGTTTGCCCCCCCTAAAGCCCACAGGATTCTAACGTGCAATTCGTGATGGACTGGTTCTGGAGTCTCCAGTGGGAGCGTTTGGTTCCCGAACTGATTGGCAAAGCCTTGGGCTTTCTAAGCGGGTTTGCGGCAAGTTGGTTTCTGTTGTTTCGGCGGCGGCTCAATGCACTACAGCGGATGCAGTCGGGGGATTCGGATGACTTTATCTTTCAAATGCACCACCTGAGTCCTGTGGCGGGACATCCCGATGATGTGGTGTTGCTGTTTCGCAATGTCGCCCCCAAGACCACGCTGAATGATCTATACGACAACGAAGCCGTGCGGGACGTGGTCAAAAAAATTGCGGAACAAACGACGCTGGATGACCCCATTTTAAAGACCGAAGGAACACTTGGCTTCGAACTACTCAACGATGCCGTGGGACACATCGCCGGCCTGTTAGCGACGACGCCCTTTCCTCGCAAACCGTGGCTGTTTGTGATGACATGCGAAGACCGGCAAGCGGTACGCAAGAAATGCGTTCGCTGTTTCTTGATCCAACCAGCGGAGCTGGAAAAGTTTCTCGATTGGCATTGGTGCCAACATCACGTGTTGGTGGAAAAACCGTGGCACTGGTTTCGAGTGGTGGCGCTGCACCGGATCGCGTGTGCTTGGAAGACCGAGCAACAAATCGCGATGGAGGAATCCGCACACTCGACCGAGCTCGACATGCCGTTGGTCGACAAACAAGTCCGTCACGACCGCGTACGCGTGCTGTCGCTCGGTTTGAATGAATCCGAAGCCCCTGTTGGCGAACCTCACCGCATCGCGTGGAAAAGCCATCTAGCGAACCTAACAGCGATGGGACTGCCACTGACCACCGCAGCATCCAATTCTATCGACGCACCTGACTCGATCGGCGACACCAGCGCCAATCAAGCCACCAGCGCCAATCAAGCCACTGCCGGCCAAGCCAGCGTCAATCAAGCCACTGGTAACACAAGCGACCGGTGACGCCGGCAACGTCGACAACTTGCTAGACTAACGCGTCCCTTGGATTTCCCCGTTGTTCATCCTCCCCACACTGCAGACCTGATGCTTCAAGATCCCCCGGTATCCGATTACGACCTACGTTTCGAGCTATTTGGATTCCCGGTCCGAATTGCCTGGTCGTTTTGGCTTGGTGCGTTGATTTTTGGATTTTATTTAGTCCGTGGTGTCGACAACATGTTCCTCAGTTCGGGTGATGGCAGCCCGGGGCAACTCCCCCTGCTGCTGCTTTGGTCGTTGTGCATGTTGGTATCGATTTTGATCCACGAACTGGGGCATGCCTTTGCATTTCGCCAGTTTGGAATTCAGTCTTCGATCGTGCTGTATCACTTTGGTGGGCTTGCGATTCCGAGCAGCTCATTTGGCATGGGACGATCCGCAGGACGATTGACTGAAAAGCAAGATTTGTGGGTCGCGCTGGCCGGTCCGCTGGCTCAAATCGCGTCTGCATTGTTGTTGGTCGGAGGACTAAAAGTCGCAGGCTTTCGAGTCGAAGCGCTTGCGATTGTCGACAGCGTCGTGCCTCTTGGATTGGCAAAGATCCCAGGGGTGATGGAAGGAGATCCGATCACGAGCCATGGTTTGTACGCGATTGTTTTGTTTTACATTTTCCCAAGTGTCTTGTGGGCGCTGTTGAATTTAGTACCCGTATGGCCGCTTGATGGTGGCCGGATCATGAACTCGTTGGTGTTGATCAATGGTGGACGTCGTGATCAAGCGTTATGGATCAGTGTAATCAGCGCTGGATTGTTGACGGTGTACGCATTCAAACAGCACCAAACGTTCATGGGCATCTTGTTCTTGTCATTAGCGTTTAGCAATTACCAAATGTTGCAACAGACGGGGCGTTGGCGATAAATCATTTGCAAAATTTGCGATTCAAGCCCAAGTTTTTTTGTAGTGACACACCTTGTGATACCGAAGTTGAATTTCAATTACGTCGAAGTGCTGAAACAGGGTCCAAGCAAGATAATTCGATGCATTTTTTATCTTCAATGACTCAAAGCGAAGCGTCAAAAGCGCGTTCACTTACCAAAAAAAAATTTCATCGCAAGCACTTTTTTCATGAAAAAGATGTTGCGGAATTCTCAGAAGCGCGTACAGTTACGCGCAGTTTCTAAACGGTTGAAAGCAAGAGCAACCTTGATGTGGATCATCAACGCTCTGAGATTCAACTTCCAATCACGATTGGTGAGCCGTGGCCGGTGACTTTTAGAACGCTGTTCTAATAAAGTCACAAGGACTCACTAACGTGCCCTTTCTCGCGGAGGAAGAACGTGGCCAAGAAAAAAGCAACCAAGAAAAAAGTTACGAAGAAGGCAGCCCCTAAGAAAGCTGCAAAGAAAGTAACGAAGAAGAAGGTTACTAAGAAGGCATCGCCAAAGAAGGCTGCTAAGAAGAAAGTAACTAAGAAGAAGGCTACTAAGAAGGCATCGCCAAAGAAGGCAGCCAAGAAAGTAACCAAGAAGAAGGCCGCTAAGAAAGCAGCCAAGAAAGCTACTAAGAAGAAGACCGCTAAGAAGCGTCGCTAGTCGATCGCCACTCTTTTACTCTTCTGAGTAGAATCGAAATTAAAAAAAGCCGCGTCGGAGTTCATTCTCTGATGCGGCTTTTTTTCTGGCCAAATCACGCCCAAAAGTGCCAATCTGGCAGTTTTAGCGGGGATCAAAACAAGTCACTGCAAACGGGCTGCACTGGCGATGAAGCCCGAATATCCGGCGACTGCGTGCCCCCTCACGAATCGTGCCCCTCACGAATTGTGGCTGTCACGAATCGCCTCTGCCACGAATTCGTCTCGCTGCAACCGGATCGCGATCCGGCGAACGTCACGATGATCTATCGCGACGAAACGCTGGGCGACGCGTTACAGCGTCGGCAAACTTGGTTTCGGTGGATTCGCAGCCGCCTTGGACGCCAACGTGCGAACCAGCGACTTGGCCGCCGCTTCGATCGGGATCCTGGATCGAGTGTTCTCGGCAAGCACTTTGGCAAGCTGTCCTTCGTCACCCCCGGTACGCAGATCGATATCGATCGGCAGCGATCCTAAAAACGGAACGTTCAACTCTTCGGCCTTCGCACGGGCACCGCCACGACCAAAGATGTCATACGTCTTGCCGCAATCGGGACACATGAACCCGCTCATGTTTTCCACCATTCCCAAGATCGGAATGTTCACTTTATGAAACATGCTGATCGCCTTGATCGCGTCCAGCAGTGCAACCTCTTGTGGGGTGCACACCACCACGCTGCCGGCTAGCGGCACCGCTTGCGAGAGCGTCAACGCGACATCACCGGTTCCTGGCGGCATATCGATCACCAGATAATCGAGTTCGCCCCAATTGGTGTCTCCCAAAAATTGATTGATCGATCCATGCAACATCGGACCACGCCAAATCACGGCTTGATCCGGTTCGACAAGAAAGCCCATCGAGATCACCGGCATCGGTGGTTGGCCGCTGTCATCGCTAAGCATAATGGGTTCAATTTTCTTCTGAGCATTCACCGCAGGACGCCCCGACAAACCGAGCAGATGCGGGATGCTCGGCCCATAGACGTCCGCATCCATCAAACCCACACGGCTACCCATTTGACGCAGCGACAGCGCAAGCGAAGCGGCAACGGTGCTTTTGCCAACACCACCTTTGCCGCTGCCGACCGCGATCACACTTTTCACACGCAGTCCGACTTGGCCTAAACGTGCTGGGGGTCGCGGGTGATCCACCGTTTCGACTTTGACCTGAGTCCCAGGCAACGCGGCGACGACCTTGGACTCAATCGCATCGGCGATTTCGTCGGCGATCGGATTGGAATGGGACGTCAATCCGAGCGTGATCGTTGCGGTATTGCCTTCGACTTGAACCTCTTTGATTTGCCCCATCGAGCCGATCGGCCGCCCGGTTTCAGGATCAGGAAACGATTCAATCGCGGCGCGAACAGAGTCAGAATTCAAAGCGGACATGGGTATCGATTCAGCGAAAGGGAAAGTGAAAAACGGATGCAGTGGAACTAGAAAGCCTGACCACATTTCGCGGCTCTGGCAAGGTCGGTAGGCGCCGCGGTCCCGCAGAATCCTCGCTACGGCGAGGGCGTGATCGTGGATGACGGGGCCGCGACTGCGGACGCCGCAGGCGTGATTGTCGACGCCGCGTCGGGGGGCGACGCCGCAAACGCACGCCGATTGATTTGCCGAGCGACATTTTGCAGCGATTCCGGAGCCGTCAACAACAACGAGGCCCCCAACTCGGAAATCGCAGGGTGCATTGAATTGGGAATCCCCGTGATCCCGGCCATCTGGATCACATCGGGAAACGCGGCTTTGACCTGGGTCACGACCAGCAACATTTTGGCGATCCCGCCGGGCGTCAATTCCCATAACACCACAACCGGAATCCGGCGGTGCGAGCTGGTCTTGGCCAACGGATGACGTGCGATCTGCCGCAGCACCTCGCTCGGTTCACACGATGTCACCTGCGAGACCCAAGGTTCTTGCAACCCTTCGGGACTGAACCGACGTGCGGCATCGGCCCAGCGGTTGCCCTGTTCACAAACGAGCCAGGTGACCTCGTCGGATGAATCGAGCCATTGGCTTGCAATTGTTTTCATGAGCGATCGCCGTCACTTGGTGAGGACGACTTGGGAGTCTGCGGTGGCGATTTGGCCGCCCCCGATTCGACCGCATCGATTCGCCGCAACAATCGCGAGCGAGTGATTCCCAACAACCGCGCCGCGGCAGCACGATTGCCATCGCTGATTTCCACCGCACTCTTGATCATCTTGAGTTCAAACGATTCGAGCATCTCGTCGAGCGAAACGCTTTGCACTTTTCGGCGAGACAGCGAATCCCCAGGTCGATACGAGCGAATCGCCAATGGAAAATTCTCAGGTGCAATCGATTCGCGAGTTGCATTTCGCACGGCATGCCGCATGGCCGCGTCGAGTTCTTCGACGTTGTTTGGCCAAGGATAAATGACCAACGCATCGATCGCCGCACGACTGAGTCGTTCCCCCACGCCATCGCGGGCGGCATGATGCGAATCGACCAATGCAGCAGCCAACACCGGAATGTCTTGTACACGCGACGCCAAGGGATCGATGGTCACGGTCAACGAGGCCAACAAATCCGCGATCGCGACGTCGATATGCCGCTGCGGTGGCTTGATCCCGACCACCACCTCACGAACATCCGCGTTCGCCGGAGCCTGCTCGTCTGCAGTTGCATCCAGCGTGGTTTGATCGCTACACAATCCGATCAATCGCAACCGATCGTTGTAGGAACCGATCAATTCAACGAGATGACGCTGGGCGTCCAGCGGCATCTCATCCAAACCGCGAACTAACACCGTGGCTTTGGCTTCGGCGGAATTGGCCAACTGATTGACGACCGGAACGATGGACGCATCAAGCAGTTCGGGATCCATCAACGGCCCATCGACGATTGCGATCGGTTCACGAGGCGCCGATTGCTGATGAACCCGCCGAGCGATCGATTCGCAACAGGAACCGGCCGGACCAAAGAACCCCAGATGCGTTCGCACACTGGCGGCGACATGGATCCGAGCTCGCATCCGCTTGGCTGACGAAGAGACGCCTGCAGTGGCCACCGTTGCGATCGCGGCATGCCGTTTTCGCCACGCATCAAGCTGTTGCCGCACGTTTGCCGCATCGGCAAGTTCTTCGTCAGGAACCCGGTCGTTGAACCGGCCACCAATCGCAATCGTCAAACTTGAATCGGCCGAACCGACGCGGACAAAACGAACATCGATTGGTTTAATCCGATGTTTCGCGTCTCCCGCCGGCTGAACACGCAGCGATGCGGTTCCGCGGCTCTTCAGCCCTGGCGGAGGCGAGAGTGTCGCTGCCAGAAGGTCAAGCGGATCGTTGGACACGGGACTGCCAGCGACCGCACGCCGCTGCAATAGTTGCTCGACGTCCAAGCCGAGCCAACGTGCGGTGGCCGCGGACAAATAGACCAGCTTGCCCGCAGGATCGATCGCCCACACCGGAGCGTCCGATGCATCGAACAGCCGCATCAGATTACGGATCTTGGTACCTGCGGTCATGGATTCCGTCGGATAGCGGCTCGCACTTGAGTGACTCGGATCGGCGGGGCATCCCCGTCGCCAACCCAAGTTTAATCCAAGGCTGCGGCGATCTAGAACACATCCAAGATAAAGTGATGGCCTTGGTGGTAGCGGCGGCTGCTGGGGTAGTAGTTATGCCACTTCTTGTTGTAGACCGGAATTCGCATTTCCTGGGGATAGCGATGGTACATGCTATCGCTGCTCTGGAAATACTCTTGGCTGTAGAAGTTTTGTGGGTAGTAAACGTAGGGGTAGTGATAGAAGCGATTCCAGTCGCGGGAACCGGCTGCTCCACCCCAATTTTGGCCATAAGCACGCTGTTCCGCCGAAGCCGTATCGGCCAGGGCACAACAACTGCAAAGGAGGACAGCAGTGATCAATAAATGGCGGAGCATCCGTGGCTCTCCCTCTGGGGGGCGATGATTGGAGGGCCGGTGTTGGCCCAATGGGTGACTCGCAAACATGCGTACCGTCACTATCGGCACATCTGGTATCATCGGTTGAGTCGTTTTGGCTTGCGATTTTGACTACAATTTTTGCAACAACGCGTCACGCGTTCCCCTGGTGACTTCACCACCGGCCTACCATCCACCTAAGATTCCGTATGCAGTGAGTTTGCGATTGTTTCGGAAAACTCAAATTCACAGCGGATTTCGATACAAAAATCGATTGATTGCTATACTGGATGATTGATCCAGTCGCGTTAACGCCCTTTTGTTCATCCTTTCCCACTTGGTTCAACGCATGTCGTTTCGTCGATTCACCACGTCACTGCTCGTTGTCGCGATTCTCGTGACGAGTTTTGTTGGCAATTCCAGCTTGGCCTGCCCCTTCTGTAACGCCGTTTCACAAACGCTGCGTCAAGAGATGTCCGTGATGGACGCGGTCG contains these protein-coding regions:
- a CDS encoding helix-turn-helix domain-containing protein translates to MTAGTKIRNLMRLFDASDAPVWAIDPAGKLVYLSAATARWLGLDVEQLLQRRAVAGSPVSNDPLDLLAATLSPPPGLKSRGTASLRVQPAGDAKHRIKPIDVRFVRVGSADSSLTIAIGGRFNDRVPDEELADAANVRQQLDAWRKRHAAIATVATAGVSSSAKRMRARIHVAASVRTHLGFFGPAGSCCESIARRVHQQSAPREPIAIVDGPLMDPELLDASIVPVVNQLANSAEAKATVLVRGLDEMPLDAQRHLVELIGSYNDRLRLIGLCSDQTTLDATADEQAPANADVREVVVGIKPPQRHIDVAIADLLASLTVTIDPLASRVQDIPVLAAALVDSHHAARDGVGERLSRAAIDALVIYPWPNNVEELDAAMRHAVRNATRESIAPENFPLAIRSYRPGDSLSRRKVQSVSLDEMLESFELKMIKSAVEISDGNRAAAARLLGITRSRLLRRIDAVESGAAKSPPQTPKSSSPSDGDRS
- a CDS encoding site-2 protease family protein, giving the protein MLQDPPVSDYDLRFELFGFPVRIAWSFWLGALIFGFYLVRGVDNMFLSSGDGSPGQLPLLLLWSLCMLVSILIHELGHAFAFRQFGIQSSIVLYHFGGLAIPSSSFGMGRSAGRLTEKQDLWVALAGPLAQIASALLLVGGLKVAGFRVEALAIVDSVVPLGLAKIPGVMEGDPITSHGLYAIVLFYIFPSVLWALLNLVPVWPLDGGRIMNSLVLINGGRRDQALWISVISAGLLTVYAFKQHQTFMGILFLSLAFSNYQMLQQTGRWR
- a CDS encoding ZIP family metal transporter; this encodes MTGSLLAVYCILIIAGSVTGGWLPAIMRMTHLRTQLLMSFVAGLMLGIAMLHMLPHAFHLMRSAAMTGGAALGGIIAMFILLRAFHPHAHGSIETPGGLGPDEPHHGHDHSHDHDHDHAHDHDSHGHGSHSHDSHSHHDHAKDIGWLGMLLGLGLHTLMDGVALAASVTAESHHNPWLGLAGLGTFLAVVLHKPLDAFAITSVMKKGGWTPTQQSLVNLTFSLACPLGAIAFYIGATQLSADGTLLGWGLAISAGFFICISLADLLPEVAFHDHDRFKLTAALLIGVALAVGIESLPGHSHTPAAPASNIDVPFKSPTQSE
- a CDS encoding calmodulin-binding protein; protein product: MLRHLLITAVLLCSCCALADTASAEQRAYGQNWGGAAGSRDWNRFYHYPYVYYPQNFYSQEYFQSSDSMYHRYPQEMRIPVYNKKWHNYYPSSRRYHQGHHFILDVF
- a CDS encoding vWA domain-containing protein; the protein is MNSPPIESSRLAKSQPPLNFASSAASSSATAASSTLRKRLQPWFLSIVMHTLLLLALGLWVFDSLAGDNRHRIWATYPSDDSAMADFTVASVSAYDPTASAPPTAAAVLEQPVATRLDTPADLSSLETLEMSEPPSAALASMELFERSGKWGEEVRAAEATKKLSDLTRPASGADALVAVAGIGQAGEVVTGAIRSELEQDNTLVVWLFDASASLTQKRNLMAMHAESFYKSIEAFNTKRRDKDEGDNTLFSSVIAFGQNWREILRPTHVGARAISAMTKVPIDTTGDENVMSAVTQAVRLYREQRKRQERIIIVILTDESGDDTLQLEDTIQYCRSAGVAVHVIGPNAVMGCERGSQLCQVPSGGREYAFWLPVKKGPETSLPERFLVPYWHESALPLWQQSGASVAANTPWYGGPYRERLHSGFGPFALTRLALQTGGSFTMLDEDGTRSIGSWANRTDYLPDYASVHQYVQSLQDHPVRQFVVDAATLSYQQAELFVPPRMTFLGQRDVVYPYAVLHPYVVPATFRSQLTRALRIERARIEKASAALQSLIVRMEDTSVPWQDETSPRWQASFDLTKGRVYATQARYREYLAATENVTETLSLETNEITLLPDAQLRTSESRYWVDTAVHSLNKCIDEHPGTPWPYLAQWELDVPVGLRIQPAVIPRPPPPPPRPPGGPSFSTKSSSGSSFSFPRL
- a CDS encoding Mrp/NBP35 family ATP-binding protein; the encoded protein is MSALNSDSVRAAIESFPDPETGRPIGSMGQIKEVQVEGNTATITLGLTSHSNPIADEIADAIESKVVAALPGTQVKVETVDHPRPPARLGQVGLRVKSVIAVGSGKGGVGKSTVAASLALSLRQMGSRVGLMDADVYGPSIPHLLGLSGRPAVNAQKKIEPIMLSDDSGQPPMPVISMGFLVEPDQAVIWRGPMLHGSINQFLGDTNWGELDYLVIDMPPGTGDVALTLSQAVPLAGSVVVCTPQEVALLDAIKAISMFHKVNIPILGMVENMSGFMCPDCGKTYDIFGRGGARAKAEELNVPFLGSLPIDIDLRTGGDEGQLAKVLAENTRSRIPIEAAAKSLVRTLASKAAANPPKPSLPTL